A window of the Chitinispirillales bacterium ANBcel5 genome harbors these coding sequences:
- a CDS encoding dienelactone hydrolase family protein, protein MTENRPVAIPMEDATLEGLLSMPVEGQGMVIFAHGAGSGFRSPRNEYVARTLRNRGLGTLLFDLLTEEEDMVYENRFDTTLITARLVNATRWLLDQSENGAMKVGYFGASTGAAAALMASARLPHIVKAVVSRGGRPDMARAVLSEVLSPTLFIVGGLDEIVIDLNQKAFDRIQVEKDLKIIPGATHLFEEPGKLEEVARVAGEWFSTYLLA, encoded by the coding sequence TTGACAGAAAACAGACCGGTAGCGATTCCGATGGAGGATGCTACGCTCGAGGGTTTGCTTTCGATGCCGGTTGAGGGACAGGGTATGGTGATCTTTGCTCATGGAGCGGGCAGTGGCTTTAGGAGTCCCCGAAACGAATATGTTGCCCGGACACTTCGAAACAGGGGGTTGGGTACCTTGCTTTTCGATCTTCTGACTGAAGAGGAAGACATGGTTTACGAAAACCGTTTTGATACCACACTTATCACTGCCCGGTTGGTTAATGCTACCCGGTGGCTTCTTGATCAATCAGAAAATGGTGCAATGAAGGTAGGCTACTTTGGTGCAAGTACAGGGGCTGCTGCAGCTTTGATGGCCAGTGCCCGGTTGCCGCATATAGTTAAAGCGGTTGTGTCTCGGGGAGGGCGGCCGGATATGGCCCGTGCGGTATTATCGGAAGTACTTTCGCCCACACTGTTTATCGTTGGGGGACTGGATGAAATAGTGATAGACCTGAATCAAAAAGCGTTTGATAGAATTCAGGTGGAAAAGGATCTAAAGATTATCCCTGGGGCAACTCATTTGTTTGAGGAGCCGGGGAAGTTGGAAGAGGTGGCACGGGTTGCAGGAGAGTGGTTTAGTACTTACCTGCTTGCATGA
- a CDS encoding GyrI-like domain-containing protein, which translates to MEIKEVNSKNSLAVRLTTSFSELPKVIGNVYGEIMEYMSRKGLKLSGYPYVLYHNMDMDNLDIDIGWQTEEDDPGDGARIRQSKIPGGRVVYALHTGPYATLEKTYEQVMAFIDKNGLKTQEWMYEVYLNSPENTPESELKTEIYFPLS; encoded by the coding sequence ATGGAAATCAAAGAGGTGAACTCTAAAAACAGTTTGGCGGTACGGTTAACAACATCATTTTCTGAACTACCTAAAGTAATAGGGAATGTATATGGAGAAATCATGGAGTATATGAGCCGTAAGGGGTTAAAATTGTCTGGGTACCCTTACGTATTATACCACAACATGGATATGGATAATCTGGATATTGATATTGGATGGCAAACTGAAGAAGACGATCCGGGTGATGGAGCACGTATCAGGCAGTCAAAGATTCCGGGAGGTAGGGTTGTTTATGCACTTCACACCGGCCCTTATGCAACACTTGAGAAAACGTATGAGCAGGTAATGGCGTTCATCGATAAAAATGGGCTTAAAACGCAGGAGTGGATGTATGAGGTCTACCTAAACTCCCCTGAAAACACTCCGGAAAGTGAGCTGAAAACAGAGATCTACTTTCCGCTCAGTTGA
- the sfsA gene encoding DNA/RNA nuclease SfsA: MNFHPPLVHGHLIKRYKRFLADVRLDDGTITTAHCTNSGSMKSCLEEGAEVYISDSMNPKRKTRYTWEMIKIGEDWVGINTANPNKLAFEIIWNNLLPRLSGYTKVVREVKFDDSRFDIFAQNSEEKCYIEVKNVTLKDGMCARFPDAVTTRGQKHLDTLIKAKVSGFRAVMLYIIQRCDVKLFTPAFSIDPVYAEKLRLAIEHGVEIIPLQVKVTPTGIEPVRVLEYQLHEKTPNPA; the protein is encoded by the coding sequence ATGAATTTTCACCCCCCCTTAGTTCACGGCCATCTTATAAAACGCTACAAACGTTTTCTGGCCGATGTGCGGCTCGATGATGGTACAATCACCACTGCCCACTGCACCAACTCCGGTTCAATGAAAAGCTGTCTTGAAGAAGGCGCGGAAGTGTACATTTCAGACAGTATGAACCCTAAGCGTAAAACCCGTTATACCTGGGAGATGATAAAGATCGGTGAAGACTGGGTAGGAATAAACACTGCTAATCCAAATAAGCTGGCTTTTGAGATTATTTGGAACAATCTGCTTCCCCGGTTATCGGGCTATACAAAAGTTGTAAGAGAGGTTAAATTTGATGACAGCCGGTTCGACATATTTGCCCAAAACAGTGAAGAGAAATGTTATATCGAAGTGAAGAATGTCACTCTAAAGGATGGTATGTGCGCCCGCTTTCCGGACGCGGTGACAACGCGCGGACAAAAACATCTGGATACCCTCATTAAGGCCAAAGTTAGTGGTTTCAGAGCCGTAATGTTATACATTATCCAACGTTGCGATGTGAAACTTTTTACACCGGCATTTTCTATCGACCCGGTCTATGCTGAGAAGCTTAGACTTGCCATAGAACACGGAGTTGAGATTATTCCATTACAGGTAAAGGTTACACCTACAGGTATCGAACCGGTGAGAGTTTTAGAGTATCAGCTACACGAAAAAACACCGAATCCTGCCTGA
- a CDS encoding ATP-binding protein, with translation MTGIEKVLELRPEEAEPERGSYNLNFGTTDDLDVLDEIIGQPRALKALELGLGIRDSGYNIYMSGLSGSGKMAMVKDVLTKRVADEDIPPDWVYVNNFDHVDHPLAIALKPGKGIVFRKEMEEFVDRLKEDIPRSFRQEDFSKEKQRLSMLFEKRSMKAVEELEQLANEKDLFLQEMPDGRLMMIPKAPGENRPMNQEEFEKLNEEQKEDVTERQQKVGEKASMVMNFRQDLGRELREEVKNIEKNFALRIIEPEIKNLKEKFSEPKLLQWFDRLKEDIVDSLHRFQDKENSQRQQMAAMMGMPQGGMEDTFQEYKVNVVVDNSQTKGAPIIIEESPNYKNLFGTIHGSFDRSGRLMTDFTNIKAGSILRANGGYLVINLKEAILEPLVWKELKRTIKSGNLEYHMYDPFGVFATSSLKPQQIPLDVKIIALGSPLLYHILQIYDEDFKEIFKVKADFASDIKKDDDIGVQIARFIKKQSTIHKHVLPFDSEAVGDMVRIAARIAGDKDKITAELSNLADLVMEASYWARQDNSQTVNMNHIRKAEEEKIYRSNLIADKIKELIENQTLLISVDGAVTGQVNGLSVVQLGDYAFGRPSRVTASVGVGTAGLINIERESRLSGQNYDKAMLILEGYLRNKYAKRHSLSLSASITMEQSYGMIEGDSASVAELICLLSSLAEIEIRQDIAVTGSVNQWGHVQAIGGVTEKIEGFYDVCNTVGLTGNQGVCIPAANVRNLVLRPDVVDAIRDGKFHIYAVKNVNEAMELLGKLLAGNTDEQNTFHWRVDKRLVEMLNILKEQKALFSEREVAQYNLSPNGNKDPRPRFPGDQKKD, from the coding sequence ATGACAGGAATCGAGAAAGTATTGGAACTTAGACCCGAAGAAGCAGAACCTGAACGTGGATCATACAACCTGAATTTTGGTACTACCGATGATCTTGATGTACTGGATGAAATAATAGGGCAACCGCGTGCGCTTAAGGCGCTTGAGCTGGGATTGGGGATACGTGACAGTGGATACAATATCTATATGTCAGGTCTTAGTGGCAGTGGTAAAATGGCAATGGTTAAAGACGTATTAACAAAGCGTGTTGCGGATGAGGACATTCCCCCCGATTGGGTGTATGTAAATAATTTTGATCATGTGGACCATCCTTTGGCCATTGCTCTTAAACCGGGTAAAGGAATTGTATTTAGAAAAGAGATGGAAGAGTTTGTCGATCGGCTCAAAGAAGATATCCCCCGATCATTCAGGCAGGAAGATTTTAGCAAAGAAAAGCAGCGGCTCAGTATGCTATTTGAAAAGCGCAGTATGAAGGCGGTAGAAGAGTTGGAGCAGCTTGCTAATGAAAAAGATTTGTTTCTTCAGGAGATGCCTGACGGGCGATTGATGATGATACCTAAAGCTCCCGGGGAAAACAGGCCTATGAATCAGGAGGAATTTGAAAAACTGAATGAAGAGCAAAAAGAGGATGTCACCGAACGGCAGCAAAAAGTAGGTGAAAAGGCTTCAATGGTGATGAATTTTCGCCAGGATTTGGGACGTGAGCTTCGTGAAGAAGTTAAAAATATAGAGAAAAACTTCGCTCTTCGCATTATCGAACCAGAGATTAAAAATCTCAAAGAAAAATTTTCTGAACCTAAACTCTTACAATGGTTTGATCGTCTCAAGGAAGATATAGTTGATAGTCTTCATCGTTTTCAGGATAAGGAAAATTCTCAAAGACAGCAGATGGCTGCTATGATGGGGATGCCTCAGGGGGGTATGGAGGATACCTTTCAGGAATATAAAGTAAATGTAGTGGTTGATAACAGTCAGACAAAAGGAGCTCCCATTATAATAGAAGAGTCTCCTAACTATAAAAACCTCTTTGGTACGATTCATGGTTCATTCGATCGCTCCGGGCGTCTTATGACCGATTTTACCAACATAAAAGCAGGAAGCATTCTGAGGGCCAATGGCGGCTATCTGGTGATAAATCTTAAAGAGGCAATTCTTGAACCGCTGGTCTGGAAAGAGCTAAAAAGGACCATAAAGAGCGGTAATCTCGAGTATCATATGTACGATCCCTTTGGTGTCTTTGCAACCTCTTCACTAAAACCACAGCAGATACCGTTGGATGTAAAAATTATCGCGCTGGGAAGTCCGCTGCTTTACCATATTTTACAGATCTATGATGAAGACTTTAAAGAGATATTTAAAGTAAAAGCTGATTTTGCTTCCGATATTAAAAAAGATGATGACATCGGGGTGCAAATAGCCCGGTTTATAAAAAAGCAAAGTACTATCCATAAACATGTCCTGCCGTTTGATTCTGAGGCTGTGGGGGATATGGTAAGAATCGCCGCACGTATTGCAGGCGATAAGGATAAAATTACTGCTGAGCTTAGCAATCTCGCGGATTTGGTGATGGAGGCAAGTTACTGGGCTCGCCAGGATAATTCACAAACTGTTAACATGAATCATATACGTAAAGCTGAAGAAGAAAAGATATACCGTTCAAATCTCATTGCAGACAAGATTAAAGAGCTGATTGAAAATCAAACACTTTTAATTTCGGTGGATGGAGCCGTTACCGGTCAGGTCAATGGTCTTTCGGTTGTGCAGCTTGGGGATTATGCCTTTGGCAGGCCATCAAGAGTAACTGCTAGTGTGGGGGTCGGTACAGCCGGGCTTATAAATATTGAGCGTGAGAGCAGGCTAAGTGGTCAAAACTACGATAAGGCGATGCTTATCCTGGAGGGGTATCTGCGCAATAAGTACGCAAAGAGACACTCGCTTTCACTATCGGCAAGTATTACTATGGAGCAAAGTTACGGGATGATAGAGGGGGACAGCGCGTCGGTCGCGGAGCTGATTTGCCTCCTTAGTTCCCTTGCGGAGATTGAGATTCGTCAGGACATAGCGGTCACCGGATCGGTAAATCAGTGGGGACATGTTCAGGCCATTGGGGGCGTAACAGAGAAGATTGAGGGGTTTTACGATGTTTGCAACACTGTTGGGCTTACTGGTAACCAGGGGGTGTGTATACCTGCGGCAAATGTCAGAAATCTGGTCTTGCGACCCGATGTGGTTGATGCCATACGGGATGGAAAGTTCCATATATACGCCGTTAAAAATGTAAATGAAGCAATGGAGTTACTTGGAAAACTGCTGGCTGGAAATACCGATGAACAAAACACCTTTCACTGGCGTGTAGATAAGCGTCTGGTGGAGATGTTAAATATTTTAAAAGAGCAAAAAGCTCTCTTTTCAGAGCGGGAAGTCGCTCAGTATAATCTCTCACCAAACGGAAACAAAGATCCAAGACCGAGGTTTCCCGGTGATCAGAAAAAGGACTAA
- a CDS encoding site-2 protease family protein yields the protein MFGRKIPLFKLLGFQVNIDLSWFILFFLIVWSLAAGLFPIWVADLAPSTYWLMGLAGALGLFVSIVLHEFMHSFVARRFGLPIKGITLFVFGGVAQMDEEPPSAKAEFFMAIAGPLTSIVLGAVFYLISLLGVQVPLPPAVSVIFVYLALINIILAIFNLLPAFPLDGGRVLRSVLWYFKGNIVWATRTAARIGAVFGGLLIAAGFFFMFAGNLIGGLWWILIGFFLYNAAKMSYQQLMMKSLLEGEKVRRFMKPEPVTVRPDMTIERLVNDYIYRYHYKMFPVVENGHLVSCISTQEIKELPREQWTQKTVADIAKSCSADSVVSPDDDVIKALNTMNKTDKSRLLVVNSQGDLQGVITLKDLMNFFSMKLDLEQKQ from the coding sequence ATGTTTGGACGGAAAATACCTCTTTTTAAGTTACTTGGTTTTCAGGTAAATATTGATCTGAGCTGGTTTATACTGTTTTTCCTTATTGTTTGGTCGCTTGCCGCGGGGTTGTTTCCTATTTGGGTGGCTGATCTGGCCCCTTCAACCTATTGGCTTATGGGGTTAGCGGGTGCGCTTGGATTATTTGTTTCAATTGTTCTTCATGAATTTATGCACTCCTTTGTTGCCCGGAGGTTTGGGCTGCCTATAAAAGGAATAACACTGTTTGTGTTTGGCGGTGTTGCGCAGATGGATGAAGAACCGCCCAGTGCAAAAGCTGAATTTTTCATGGCCATAGCTGGTCCTCTGACAAGTATTGTCCTTGGAGCGGTTTTTTACCTGATTTCCCTGCTTGGGGTGCAGGTGCCTCTTCCTCCCGCTGTTAGTGTTATTTTTGTCTATCTTGCGCTTATAAACATCATTTTGGCAATATTTAACCTTCTGCCTGCGTTTCCTCTTGATGGTGGAAGGGTGTTGCGCTCGGTATTGTGGTATTTCAAAGGCAACATTGTGTGGGCTACGCGAACAGCAGCACGTATTGGTGCCGTATTTGGTGGATTGTTAATCGCAGCTGGTTTCTTTTTTATGTTCGCGGGGAATCTTATTGGTGGTTTATGGTGGATTTTAATAGGCTTTTTCCTGTATAATGCCGCAAAAATGTCCTATCAGCAGTTAATGATGAAATCGCTTCTTGAGGGAGAGAAGGTGCGACGATTTATGAAACCTGAACCGGTGACGGTGAGGCCGGACATGACTATAGAGCGGTTGGTTAATGATTATATCTATCGATATCACTACAAAATGTTTCCTGTTGTAGAAAACGGGCATCTTGTTAGCTGTATCTCGACCCAGGAAATCAAAGAGCTCCCAAGGGAGCAGTGGACGCAAAAAACAGTAGCCGATATAGCCAAGTCCTGTTCTGCTGATTCGGTTGTTTCACCCGATGATGATGTTATAAAAGCCTTAAATACCATGAACAAAACCGATAAGAGTCGTCTTCTGGTGGTGAACTCCCAGGGCGATTTGCAGGGGGTTATTACGCTTAAGGATTTGATGAATTTCTTCTCCATGAAGCTGGATTTGGAACAGAAACAGTAA
- a CDS encoding CheR family methyltransferase, translating to MGSVSLDCTSFLQWCLPKLEMRYEGFRKVRKRPCKKLRRRAQYLGLKSLNEYQKYLEENHQEWESVDQALRIFITRFYRDKGTFDYIARFVLPSLRLNQTLRVLSLGCAAGQEPYTVAMLLDTCCPKNNGADTAIIATDSDSGQLERAKKGQFYQSEIKELPPELKASYFQKEIKPQTYTLSETIKKRVTFMNQDVRKELPEGHFHLILCRNLVFTYFSEDLQITIGSKIVSKLTPGGYLILGSHERVPEKVQNLALYERSHNINRRVANG from the coding sequence GTGGGTTCTGTATCTCTTGATTGCACATCTTTTCTTCAGTGGTGTTTGCCAAAGCTTGAGATGCGGTACGAGGGTTTTAGAAAGGTTCGCAAACGACCCTGTAAAAAACTTCGGCGCAGAGCGCAGTATTTGGGGTTAAAGAGTTTAAATGAATATCAAAAATATCTTGAAGAAAATCACCAGGAGTGGGAAAGTGTTGATCAGGCATTAAGAATCTTTATCACCCGTTTCTATAGGGATAAGGGCACTTTTGATTATATCGCTCGCTTTGTCTTGCCATCATTACGGCTAAATCAAACGCTGCGGGTATTATCTCTGGGGTGTGCTGCTGGTCAGGAACCGTATACCGTTGCAATGCTTTTAGATACCTGCTGCCCAAAAAACAATGGAGCAGATACAGCGATAATCGCTACAGATAGTGATAGCGGGCAGCTTGAGAGGGCTAAAAAGGGACAGTTTTATCAAAGCGAGATTAAGGAGCTGCCACCTGAGCTTAAAGCAAGTTACTTTCAAAAAGAGATAAAACCGCAAACGTATACCCTCTCAGAAACGATAAAGAAGCGGGTAACGTTCATGAACCAGGATGTGCGCAAAGAACTTCCGGAAGGTCATTTTCACCTTATTTTGTGTAGAAATCTTGTTTTTACCTACTTTAGTGAGGACCTTCAGATAACAATTGGTTCAAAAATAGTCTCTAAACTTACCCCGGGGGGATATCTTATACTTGGATCTCATGAAAGAGTTCCGGAAAAGGTACAAAATCTGGCGTTGTACGAGCGAAGTCATAATATTAACAGAAGAGTTGCAAATGGGTAG
- a CDS encoding ATP-binding protein: protein MIQILYPIVLSLGYVYLNFVFELLQKKHNIVYWLSLLLFVVALVIVLNYPPLEPVTLEGLNLVIYVPTQAFVVSIWLAFIVAPGYATYLCIKKLRSTNDLQLKKQIRLVVTGSLLSNTVSLITLSAHLVTDYHILVRFASIGILFDTIFLCLAIRMHHFLCVDVEKLEHSFNLIFDNVHEAVLLLESNGAVIQINRSARKLLGSCAEKYTHKDLQERIKGYRFSDDFNVAPATFTDEFGTHEMLISQSPIKSNDSSLGKLLIMHDVTTQKRAEQQLTRERNLESIGQLAAGIAHDFNNILCGIVSNINLARMEVEHNLNAQQILAQAESTALSARGLTRQILSFSKENTRIDEQFYIKDLISEIAEFTVRGSGVSVSVETDKVPVIVKGDKSQIRQVFQNLIINSIQAMSDGGEIIVKTETVSSNDCLPSNLKPTTYFKASITDHGHGMSEEVKARVFEPFFSTKKSGCGLGLAVAFSVLDNHGGCLTVQSQKGKGTTCTVFIPAQIKELKPPEEDTLLQELKTGSVLIMDDYAPVRLSLSLILKRLGYSVDQAAKGEEALMLYDKKVAQGNTYIAVITDLTVPGAMGGCELARTLLQRDPEMKIIVSSGYSDEAEFNDYKKYGFAAVLHKPYNIKELKKVLLALYPATETACK, encoded by the coding sequence TTGATACAGATTTTGTACCCAATAGTGCTCTCATTGGGGTATGTGTATCTTAATTTTGTATTTGAATTACTTCAAAAGAAGCATAATATCGTCTACTGGCTCAGTTTACTATTGTTTGTGGTTGCACTTGTGATAGTGTTAAATTATCCTCCTCTTGAGCCGGTTACGTTGGAAGGGTTGAATTTAGTAATCTATGTGCCCACTCAAGCCTTTGTTGTTTCTATTTGGCTGGCGTTTATCGTTGCCCCGGGGTATGCGACCTATCTGTGCATAAAAAAGTTACGCAGCACTAATGACTTGCAGCTAAAAAAACAGATTCGACTGGTTGTGACAGGCTCTCTGTTATCCAATACAGTTTCACTAATTACTCTTAGTGCCCACCTTGTTACCGACTACCATATCCTTGTTCGATTTGCGTCTATTGGGATTTTATTCGATACCATATTTTTGTGTCTGGCGATCCGTATGCATCACTTTTTGTGTGTTGATGTAGAAAAACTGGAGCATTCTTTTAACCTGATTTTCGACAATGTACATGAGGCGGTTTTGCTTCTTGAGAGTAATGGTGCTGTGATTCAGATAAATCGCAGTGCCCGTAAACTGTTAGGTTCTTGTGCCGAAAAATATACTCACAAAGATCTACAGGAGCGAATAAAGGGGTATAGGTTTAGTGATGATTTCAATGTGGCACCAGCTACTTTTACCGATGAATTTGGTACCCACGAAATGCTTATCTCCCAGTCACCGATTAAGAGTAATGATTCTTCACTGGGAAAATTACTCATAATGCATGATGTAACTACTCAAAAGAGGGCCGAGCAACAATTAACCCGAGAGAGAAACCTTGAATCGATCGGTCAGCTTGCTGCCGGAATTGCCCACGACTTCAATAATATACTGTGCGGTATTGTATCAAACATTAATCTCGCCAGAATGGAAGTTGAACACAATTTAAACGCTCAGCAGATACTTGCTCAGGCTGAATCGACCGCTCTTTCGGCTCGGGGTTTGACAAGACAGATACTTTCATTCTCAAAGGAAAATACTCGTATTGATGAGCAATTTTATATAAAAGATCTTATCAGCGAAATAGCGGAGTTTACTGTTCGTGGTTCCGGTGTCTCGGTTTCCGTTGAAACTGACAAGGTGCCTGTTATTGTCAAGGGGGATAAGTCCCAGATACGGCAGGTGTTTCAAAATCTCATCATCAACTCTATTCAGGCAATGTCAGATGGTGGTGAAATAATCGTAAAAACCGAAACCGTTTCCAGCAATGATTGCCTTCCTTCAAACCTGAAACCTACTACCTATTTTAAAGCTTCCATTACCGACCATGGGCATGGTATGAGTGAAGAGGTGAAGGCGCGGGTTTTTGAGCCATTCTTTTCAACAAAAAAAAGTGGTTGTGGGCTGGGGCTCGCTGTTGCTTTTTCGGTTCTTGATAACCATGGCGGCTGTTTGACTGTTCAGTCACAGAAGGGCAAAGGAACAACGTGTACTGTGTTCATACCTGCGCAGATAAAAGAGTTGAAGCCCCCGGAAGAGGATACGCTGCTTCAGGAGCTTAAAACTGGTTCGGTGCTTATTATGGATGATTACGCGCCGGTTCGTTTAAGTCTCTCTCTTATTCTTAAGCGTTTAGGATATAGTGTAGATCAGGCCGCGAAGGGTGAGGAAGCTCTAATGCTCTATGATAAAAAAGTCGCACAGGGCAACACTTATATAGCGGTGATCACTGACTTGACAGTTCCTGGCGCAATGGGTGGATGTGAACTGGCCAGGACGCTGCTGCAAAGGGATCCGGAAATGAAAATCATTGTTTCAAGCGGTTACAGCGATGAAGCAGAATTCAATGATTATAAAAAGTATGGCTTCGCTGCTGTTCTTCATAAACCCTACAATATTAAAGAGCTTAAAAAGGTACTTTTGGCTCTGTACCCTGCCACCGAAACTGCTTGCAAATAA
- a CDS encoding nucleoside hydrolase, with the protein MKKTKVLLDTDIGSDLDDALALSYLLAEPRCELMGVTTVTGEPQKRAMLAHQLCSIANKDVPIYPGAATPMYGKQHQCDAPQAAALKNRTAKNFPDGKAIQFMRDTIRENPGEIVLLSIAPLTNIGLLFSIDPEIPRLLKGLVLMCGVFHYKLPELKNYQYEWNAIGDPFATSIVYNSPVTLHRSIGLDVTFKATMDLPKAQKRFTSKLLEPVLEFSKYYTDYPHITFHDPLAAMSIFHDDILEYEQGKVNLVQGHEGYEAMTRWSRDEEDSPHQVASEVDAPKFFDKYFSSF; encoded by the coding sequence ATGAAAAAAACAAAAGTTTTACTGGATACAGATATTGGATCAGATTTAGATGACGCATTAGCCCTAAGTTACCTTCTTGCCGAACCACGCTGTGAACTGATGGGTGTAACGACAGTGACCGGGGAACCTCAGAAGCGTGCGATGCTTGCCCACCAACTCTGCTCTATCGCCAACAAAGATGTTCCCATCTATCCCGGTGCAGCTACCCCGATGTATGGAAAACAACATCAGTGCGACGCACCGCAGGCAGCAGCCCTAAAAAACCGCACAGCAAAGAACTTCCCCGATGGCAAAGCGATCCAGTTTATGAGAGACACTATCCGTGAAAACCCCGGTGAGATTGTGCTCCTCTCAATTGCCCCCCTTACCAATATCGGCCTTCTGTTTTCTATCGACCCGGAGATCCCCCGACTCCTTAAAGGCCTGGTACTGATGTGCGGGGTATTTCACTACAAACTCCCGGAACTTAAAAACTATCAGTATGAGTGGAACGCAATCGGCGACCCCTTTGCTACATCCATTGTCTATAACAGCCCCGTGACCCTTCACCGCTCTATAGGGCTGGATGTCACGTTCAAAGCTACAATGGATCTGCCCAAGGCTCAAAAACGCTTCACTTCAAAGCTCCTCGAGCCAGTACTGGAGTTTTCCAAATACTATACCGATTACCCCCACATCACCTTTCATGACCCCCTGGCAGCGATGTCGATATTTCATGATGATATCCTGGAATATGAACAGGGGAAAGTGAATCTTGTTCAGGGCCATGAAGGTTATGAAGCCATGACCAGATGGTCCAGAGATGAAGAGGACAGCCCCCATCAGGTGGCAAGTGAAGTCGATGCACCTAAATTTTTTGACAAATATTTCTCTTCTTTTTAG
- a CDS encoding BON domain-containing protein gives MEHSERVKKTIVDKLALDSRVDSSNVIVELRDGKVRLGGTVPDYHAKEAAYEDAITAEDVKEVENEIVVFPTAAPPVPSDIQLATRVKNILEWNVIVDPSDIEVEVDEGVVTLRGSVSSLWRKNRAQSLISVLKGVLGVSNKLVVVPTENHSDMALADSVISAFERDPSINPESLTVKVEHGVVTLRGEVPAWPVKKEALRIASHTGGVLEVNNEIRVVP, from the coding sequence ATGGAACACAGCGAACGGGTCAAAAAAACCATCGTGGATAAACTCGCTCTGGATTCCAGAGTTGATTCCTCAAACGTGATTGTTGAATTACGGGATGGAAAAGTAAGGTTGGGTGGAACCGTTCCGGACTATCATGCTAAAGAGGCCGCATATGAGGACGCGATTACTGCAGAAGATGTAAAAGAGGTGGAAAATGAAATCGTCGTGTTCCCTACTGCTGCTCCCCCTGTGCCCTCAGATATCCAACTGGCTACACGGGTTAAAAATATTCTTGAATGGAATGTAATTGTTGATCCTTCAGACATAGAGGTTGAAGTTGATGAGGGGGTTGTCACGCTGCGTGGTTCGGTATCTTCACTATGGAGAAAAAACAGAGCCCAGAGCCTGATTTCGGTTCTTAAGGGGGTACTTGGAGTGTCAAACAAACTGGTGGTCGTACCAACAGAAAACCACAGTGATATGGCTTTGGCCGACAGTGTAATAAGTGCCTTTGAAAGGGACCCTTCGATTAATCCGGAATCACTAACGGTAAAGGTAGAACATGGAGTGGTCACACTAAGGGGGGAGGTTCCTGCCTGGCCGGTAAAAAAGGAGGCGTTACGAATAGCATCACATACCGGCGGGGTATTAGAGGTAAATAATGAGATAAGAGTTGTACCGTAG
- a CDS encoding Hsp20/alpha crystallin family protein — protein sequence MDIKWQSTQKLSFVDKEIETAFTELIHTPWSRGLEVLWHPSLDMYESDEAYVVQADLPGLKPDTIGLEAQEYSVTICGERKLSLSDKFNKQVIYERSTGRFCRTVSLPGPIESEKATVSYKDGIYEVVLPKKRVEASKRDGGE from the coding sequence ATGGATATTAAGTGGCAATCGACTCAGAAGTTAAGTTTCGTTGATAAGGAAATAGAAACAGCTTTCACCGAGTTGATTCATACCCCCTGGAGCAGGGGCTTAGAGGTGCTATGGCATCCTTCTTTAGATATGTATGAATCAGATGAGGCCTATGTAGTGCAGGCAGATTTACCCGGTTTAAAGCCCGATACAATCGGTCTTGAAGCGCAGGAGTATTCTGTTACTATCTGTGGAGAACGTAAGTTAAGTTTATCGGATAAATTCAATAAACAGGTGATTTATGAGCGCTCCACCGGGCGTTTTTGCAGAACCGTTTCTCTACCCGGCCCCATAGAGAGTGAAAAAGCAACGGTTTCCTATAAGGATGGGATCTATGAGGTAGTACTTCCCAAGAAAAGAGTTGAAGCTTCAAAGAGAGATGGAGGAGAGTGA
- a CDS encoding hemerythrin domain-containing protein, whose translation MHDQFFDQIIRDHGEIKTLLSEMLDSSNRSKRGELKNLFEAKFLPHMRAEEAVFYPALKEIRDSRNLALEAIEEHHAAELILNEVLNIRPQSEAWLPKCEVLKTLIEHHISEEESQIFKVARELISEEQAGKMLTNFAEEKMWYTGRITGEL comes from the coding sequence ATGCATGATCAATTCTTCGATCAGATAATAAGGGATCATGGTGAAATCAAAACACTGCTTTCTGAGATGCTGGACAGTTCAAACAGGTCAAAAAGAGGAGAGCTAAAAAATCTTTTTGAGGCAAAGTTTCTTCCCCACATGAGAGCAGAAGAGGCGGTGTTTTATCCTGCACTCAAGGAGATCCGCGATTCCAGAAATCTTGCGCTTGAGGCTATTGAGGAACATCATGCTGCAGAGCTGATATTAAATGAAGTATTAAATATTCGTCCTCAGAGTGAAGCATGGCTTCCCAAGTGCGAAGTTTTAAAGACGCTTATAGAGCACCACATAAGTGAAGAGGAAAGTCAAATTTTTAAAGTCGCACGAGAGCTTATAAGCGAAGAGCAGGCCGGTAAAATGCTTACTAATTTTGCTGAAGAGAAGATGTGGTATACAGGAAGAATCACGGGTGAGTTATAA